One window of the Clupea harengus chromosome 20, Ch_v2.0.2, whole genome shotgun sequence genome contains the following:
- the pkp3b gene encoding plakophilin-3 isoform X1, protein MSAVVANDSFFLSALQPNNSVTTYAVPSDHQLGHGGSASAEAAKVKRVQQQVQMRLAERSSGSLPRTNTAQYSASELNGSSSLRYHTYNPGFSSVSMAHATTHTKPAPRMSQYSGGFSSRSAVEVGNHRRISTGVPLVAATQRPYHFHDDTLVGGYHGAHTQSRAASRAEQEVVTLGVPTLPRQPSPVPSWAAREGLTAEHYGYYSSSSAGGGGGGGGVGVGTLPNPAPMRRTLSGTLARGGGVGGWREPELIHQYSYKGPAQRTLNRFSNYRHHHQQQQQQQQQQQQQYQHQQMNRGSMQYQQAATGGSSVHGHGTVKRAGSLHSLRSVGKGGDITDGDACGGSETLGGMQNLDMPTAVSYLSNTDVAMQMLGAAYIQHQCYHSTDAKSQVRQLKGIPALVQLFTSESQEVQRYATGATRNLIYENMDNKAALIQAGGIGKLMEALREPDDELRKNITGILWNLSSKDNLKEKLAKETLAELTEKVLVPLSGGGDAGVIQQTPSEADIFYNTTGCLRNLSSVNGKTRQQMRDTRGLVDALVAYVQNSLEEGKAEDKGVENCVCVLRNLSYQLYSEMSPSVLLRLEGPTRGQDTQESTAIGCFTPQSKKAKEQKNQELSTLSEVARQPKGAEWLWHPLVLGVYSRVLQACENNAATREAAAGALQNITAGDSRWASVLSRVALEQQRLLPVVLDQLRTQSDLEMRSLTGLLRNMSRHTRNKDDMATKVVNILVTKLPSDGHQKEPSGEVIVNICGTLNNLVAGSSLAARDITFFGGLPKLVAIKTSHDNSPGKLKAAKAASTVLSNMFQYSKLHKDYKQKGFTRQDFMDPTL, encoded by the exons AGTTGAACGGCTCCTCCAGTCTGAGATACCACACCTATAACCCCGGCTTCAGCTCCGTCTCCATGGCTCACGCAACCACCCACACCAAGCCT gCTCCTCGGATGTCTCAGTATTCCGGAGGCTTCTCCTCTCGCTCGGCGGTCGAGGTGGGCAACCATCGGCGGATCAGCACCGGGGTTCCCTTAGTAGCCGCCACCCAGCGCCCCTACCATTTCCACGATGACACGCTAGTGGGCGGCTACCACGGTGCCCACACGCAGTCCCGCGCAGCCAGCCGTGCCGAGCAGGAGGTCGTGACCTTGGGCGTTCCGACCCTCCCGCGGCAGCCGTCGCCGGTCCCCAGCTGGGCGGCACGAGAGGGGCTCACCGCGGAGCACTATGGctactacagcagcagcagtgccggaggcggaggcggcggGGGTGGAGTGGGTGTGGGTACTCTGCCCAACCCCGCGCCCATGCGGCGCACCCTTAGCGGAACCCTGGCgcgggggggtggagtgggcgGATGGAGAGAGCCGGAGCTTATTCACCAGTACTCCTACAAAGGCCCCGCCCAGCGAACCCTCAACCGCTTCAGTAACTACCGCCAccaccatcagcagcagcagcagcagcagcagcagcagcagcagcagtaccagCATCAGCAGATGAACCGGGGCTCAATGCAGTACCAGCAGGCGGCCACCGGGGGCAGCAGCGTGCACGGGCATGGCACGGTGAAACGCGCCGGGTCGCTGCACAGTCTGCGGAGTGTCGGGAAAGGCGGAGACATCACGGACGGAGATGCCTGCGGAGGCAGCGAGACTCTCGGAGG GATGCAGAACCTGGACATGCCGACGGCTGTCAGTTACCTTAGCAACACGGACGTTGCCATGCAGATGCTGGGAGCTGCCTACATTCAGCATCAGTGTTACCATAGTACCGACGCCAAGAGCCAG GTCCGGCAGTTGAAAGGCATCCCTGCGCTGGTGCAGCTGTTCACCAGTGAGAGTCAGGAAGTGCAGCGCTACGCCACCGGAGCCACGCGCAACCTCATCTACGAGAACATGGACAACAAGGCTGCCCTCATTCAGGCCGGGGGCATCGGCAAACTCATGGAGGCACTTAGAGAACCAGACGACGAGCTACGCAAGAACATAACAG GGATCCTGTGGAACCTGTCATCCAAGGATAACCTGAAGGAGAAGCTGGCCAAAGAGACGCTGGCTGAGCTCACAGAGAAGGTGCTGGTGCCGCTGTCAGGAGGGGGTGACGCAGGGGTCATCCAGCAGACTCCCTCTGAGGCAGACATCTTCTACAACACCACCGGATGCCTGAG aaaCCTAAGCTCAGTGAATGGGAAGACTAGACAACAGATGAGAGACACTCGTGGGCTGGTTGACGCTCTTGTCGCCTACGTGCAGAACTCCTTGGAGGAAGGCAAAGCTGAGGACAAG ggtgtggagaactgtgtgtgtgtgctgcggaACCTGTCCTACCAGCTCTACAGCGAAATGTCTCCCTCTGTGCTGCTGCGACTGGAAGGGCCCACTAGGGGGCAGGATACCCAGGAGAGTACCGCCATCGGCTGCTTTACACCACAGAGCAAGAAGGCCAAAGAG CAGAAGAACCAGGAGCTGTCCACTCTCTCAGAGGTGGCCAGGCAGCCCAAGGGGGCGGAGTGGTTGTGGCACCCCCTGGTGTTGGGGGTGTACAGCCGCGTGCTGCAGGCCTGTGAGAACAACGCAGCCACCCGGGAGGCGGCTGCCGGGGCACTGCAGAACATCACCGCCGGGGACAGCCGG TGGGCATCTGTGTTAAGTCGAGTGGCTCTGGAACAGCAGCGTTTGCTGCCAGTGGTTCTGGACCAGCTGCGGACCCAGAGTGACCTGGAGATGCGCTCTCTCACAGGCCTGCTAAGGAACATGTCCCGCCATACCCGCAACAAGGACGACATGg CCACTAAGGTGGTGAACATCCTGGTGACTAAGTTGCCGAGCGACGGGCACCAGAAGGAGCCTTCCGGCGAGGTGATAGTGAACATCTGTGGCACACTCAACAACCTGGTGGCCGGGAGCTCGCTTGCCGCCAGAGACATCACCTTCTTCGGAGGACTGCCCAAACTCGTGGCCATCAAGACCTCCCACGACAACAG CCCTGGGAAGCTGAAAGCTGCGAAGGCCGCCTCTACTGTGCTGTCCAACATGTTCCAGTACTCCAAACTGCACAAGGACTACAAACAG AAAGGATTCACCAGACAAGACTTCATGGACCCAACCCTCTGA
- the pkp3b gene encoding plakophilin-3 isoform X2 yields the protein MSAVVANDSFFLSALQPNNSVTTYAVPSDHQLGHGGSASAEAAKVKRVQQQVQMRLAERSSGSLPRTNTAQYSASELNGSSSLRYHTYNPGFSSVSMAHATTHTKPAPRMSQYSGGFSSRSAVEVGNHRRISTGVPLVAATQRPYHFHDDTLVGGYHGAHTQSRAASRAEQEVVTLGVPTLPRQPSPVPSWAAREGLTAEHYGYYSSSSAGGGGGGGGVGVGTLPNPAPMRRTLSGTLARGGGVGGWREPELIHQYSYKGPAQRTLNRFSNYRHHHQQQQQQQQQQQQQYQHQQMNRGSMQYQQAATGGSSVHGHGTVKRAGSLHSLRSVGKGGDITDGDACGGSETLGGMQNLDMPTAVSYLSNTDVAMQMLGAAYIQHQCYHSTDAKSQVRQLKGIPALVQLFTSESQEVQRYATGATRNLIYENMDNKAALIQAGGIGKLMEALREPDDELRKNITGILWNLSSKDNLKEKLAKETLAELTEKVLVPLSGGGDAGVIQQTPSEADIFYNTTGCLRNLSSVNGKTRQQMRDTRGLVDALVAYVQNSLEEGKAEDKGVENCVCVLRNLSYQLYSEMSPSVLLRLEGPTRGQDTQESTAIGCFTPQSKKAKEKNQELSTLSEVARQPKGAEWLWHPLVLGVYSRVLQACENNAATREAAAGALQNITAGDSRWASVLSRVALEQQRLLPVVLDQLRTQSDLEMRSLTGLLRNMSRHTRNKDDMATKVVNILVTKLPSDGHQKEPSGEVIVNICGTLNNLVAGSSLAARDITFFGGLPKLVAIKTSHDNSPGKLKAAKAASTVLSNMFQYSKLHKDYKQKGFTRQDFMDPTL from the exons AGTTGAACGGCTCCTCCAGTCTGAGATACCACACCTATAACCCCGGCTTCAGCTCCGTCTCCATGGCTCACGCAACCACCCACACCAAGCCT gCTCCTCGGATGTCTCAGTATTCCGGAGGCTTCTCCTCTCGCTCGGCGGTCGAGGTGGGCAACCATCGGCGGATCAGCACCGGGGTTCCCTTAGTAGCCGCCACCCAGCGCCCCTACCATTTCCACGATGACACGCTAGTGGGCGGCTACCACGGTGCCCACACGCAGTCCCGCGCAGCCAGCCGTGCCGAGCAGGAGGTCGTGACCTTGGGCGTTCCGACCCTCCCGCGGCAGCCGTCGCCGGTCCCCAGCTGGGCGGCACGAGAGGGGCTCACCGCGGAGCACTATGGctactacagcagcagcagtgccggaggcggaggcggcggGGGTGGAGTGGGTGTGGGTACTCTGCCCAACCCCGCGCCCATGCGGCGCACCCTTAGCGGAACCCTGGCgcgggggggtggagtgggcgGATGGAGAGAGCCGGAGCTTATTCACCAGTACTCCTACAAAGGCCCCGCCCAGCGAACCCTCAACCGCTTCAGTAACTACCGCCAccaccatcagcagcagcagcagcagcagcagcagcagcagcagcagtaccagCATCAGCAGATGAACCGGGGCTCAATGCAGTACCAGCAGGCGGCCACCGGGGGCAGCAGCGTGCACGGGCATGGCACGGTGAAACGCGCCGGGTCGCTGCACAGTCTGCGGAGTGTCGGGAAAGGCGGAGACATCACGGACGGAGATGCCTGCGGAGGCAGCGAGACTCTCGGAGG GATGCAGAACCTGGACATGCCGACGGCTGTCAGTTACCTTAGCAACACGGACGTTGCCATGCAGATGCTGGGAGCTGCCTACATTCAGCATCAGTGTTACCATAGTACCGACGCCAAGAGCCAG GTCCGGCAGTTGAAAGGCATCCCTGCGCTGGTGCAGCTGTTCACCAGTGAGAGTCAGGAAGTGCAGCGCTACGCCACCGGAGCCACGCGCAACCTCATCTACGAGAACATGGACAACAAGGCTGCCCTCATTCAGGCCGGGGGCATCGGCAAACTCATGGAGGCACTTAGAGAACCAGACGACGAGCTACGCAAGAACATAACAG GGATCCTGTGGAACCTGTCATCCAAGGATAACCTGAAGGAGAAGCTGGCCAAAGAGACGCTGGCTGAGCTCACAGAGAAGGTGCTGGTGCCGCTGTCAGGAGGGGGTGACGCAGGGGTCATCCAGCAGACTCCCTCTGAGGCAGACATCTTCTACAACACCACCGGATGCCTGAG aaaCCTAAGCTCAGTGAATGGGAAGACTAGACAACAGATGAGAGACACTCGTGGGCTGGTTGACGCTCTTGTCGCCTACGTGCAGAACTCCTTGGAGGAAGGCAAAGCTGAGGACAAG ggtgtggagaactgtgtgtgtgtgctgcggaACCTGTCCTACCAGCTCTACAGCGAAATGTCTCCCTCTGTGCTGCTGCGACTGGAAGGGCCCACTAGGGGGCAGGATACCCAGGAGAGTACCGCCATCGGCTGCTTTACACCACAGAGCAAGAAGGCCAAAGAG AAGAACCAGGAGCTGTCCACTCTCTCAGAGGTGGCCAGGCAGCCCAAGGGGGCGGAGTGGTTGTGGCACCCCCTGGTGTTGGGGGTGTACAGCCGCGTGCTGCAGGCCTGTGAGAACAACGCAGCCACCCGGGAGGCGGCTGCCGGGGCACTGCAGAACATCACCGCCGGGGACAGCCGG TGGGCATCTGTGTTAAGTCGAGTGGCTCTGGAACAGCAGCGTTTGCTGCCAGTGGTTCTGGACCAGCTGCGGACCCAGAGTGACCTGGAGATGCGCTCTCTCACAGGCCTGCTAAGGAACATGTCCCGCCATACCCGCAACAAGGACGACATGg CCACTAAGGTGGTGAACATCCTGGTGACTAAGTTGCCGAGCGACGGGCACCAGAAGGAGCCTTCCGGCGAGGTGATAGTGAACATCTGTGGCACACTCAACAACCTGGTGGCCGGGAGCTCGCTTGCCGCCAGAGACATCACCTTCTTCGGAGGACTGCCCAAACTCGTGGCCATCAAGACCTCCCACGACAACAG CCCTGGGAAGCTGAAAGCTGCGAAGGCCGCCTCTACTGTGCTGTCCAACATGTTCCAGTACTCCAAACTGCACAAGGACTACAAACAG AAAGGATTCACCAGACAAGACTTCATGGACCCAACCCTCTGA
- the pkp3b gene encoding plakophilin-3 isoform X4 has product MAHATTHTKPAPRMSQYSGGFSSRSAVEVGNHRRISTGVPLVAATQRPYHFHDDTLVGGYHGAHTQSRAASRAEQEVVTLGVPTLPRQPSPVPSWAAREGLTAEHYGYYSSSSAGGGGGGGGVGVGTLPNPAPMRRTLSGTLARGGGVGGWREPELIHQYSYKGPAQRTLNRFSNYRHHHQQQQQQQQQQQQQYQHQQMNRGSMQYQQAATGGSSVHGHGTVKRAGSLHSLRSVGKGGDITDGDACGGSETLGGMQNLDMPTAVSYLSNTDVAMQMLGAAYIQHQCYHSTDAKSQVRQLKGIPALVQLFTSESQEVQRYATGATRNLIYENMDNKAALIQAGGIGKLMEALREPDDELRKNITGILWNLSSKDNLKEKLAKETLAELTEKVLVPLSGGGDAGVIQQTPSEADIFYNTTGCLRNLSSVNGKTRQQMRDTRGLVDALVAYVQNSLEEGKAEDKGVENCVCVLRNLSYQLYSEMSPSVLLRLEGPTRGQDTQESTAIGCFTPQSKKAKEQKNQELSTLSEVARQPKGAEWLWHPLVLGVYSRVLQACENNAATREAAAGALQNITAGDSRWASVLSRVALEQQRLLPVVLDQLRTQSDLEMRSLTGLLRNMSRHTRNKDDMATKVVNILVTKLPSDGHQKEPSGEVIVNICGTLNNLVAGSSLAARDITFFGGLPKLVAIKTSHDNSPGKLKAAKAASTVLSNMFQYSKLHKDYKQKGFTRQDFMDPTL; this is encoded by the exons ATGGCTCACGCAACCACCCACACCAAGCCT gCTCCTCGGATGTCTCAGTATTCCGGAGGCTTCTCCTCTCGCTCGGCGGTCGAGGTGGGCAACCATCGGCGGATCAGCACCGGGGTTCCCTTAGTAGCCGCCACCCAGCGCCCCTACCATTTCCACGATGACACGCTAGTGGGCGGCTACCACGGTGCCCACACGCAGTCCCGCGCAGCCAGCCGTGCCGAGCAGGAGGTCGTGACCTTGGGCGTTCCGACCCTCCCGCGGCAGCCGTCGCCGGTCCCCAGCTGGGCGGCACGAGAGGGGCTCACCGCGGAGCACTATGGctactacagcagcagcagtgccggaggcggaggcggcggGGGTGGAGTGGGTGTGGGTACTCTGCCCAACCCCGCGCCCATGCGGCGCACCCTTAGCGGAACCCTGGCgcgggggggtggagtgggcgGATGGAGAGAGCCGGAGCTTATTCACCAGTACTCCTACAAAGGCCCCGCCCAGCGAACCCTCAACCGCTTCAGTAACTACCGCCAccaccatcagcagcagcagcagcagcagcagcagcagcagcagcagtaccagCATCAGCAGATGAACCGGGGCTCAATGCAGTACCAGCAGGCGGCCACCGGGGGCAGCAGCGTGCACGGGCATGGCACGGTGAAACGCGCCGGGTCGCTGCACAGTCTGCGGAGTGTCGGGAAAGGCGGAGACATCACGGACGGAGATGCCTGCGGAGGCAGCGAGACTCTCGGAGG GATGCAGAACCTGGACATGCCGACGGCTGTCAGTTACCTTAGCAACACGGACGTTGCCATGCAGATGCTGGGAGCTGCCTACATTCAGCATCAGTGTTACCATAGTACCGACGCCAAGAGCCAG GTCCGGCAGTTGAAAGGCATCCCTGCGCTGGTGCAGCTGTTCACCAGTGAGAGTCAGGAAGTGCAGCGCTACGCCACCGGAGCCACGCGCAACCTCATCTACGAGAACATGGACAACAAGGCTGCCCTCATTCAGGCCGGGGGCATCGGCAAACTCATGGAGGCACTTAGAGAACCAGACGACGAGCTACGCAAGAACATAACAG GGATCCTGTGGAACCTGTCATCCAAGGATAACCTGAAGGAGAAGCTGGCCAAAGAGACGCTGGCTGAGCTCACAGAGAAGGTGCTGGTGCCGCTGTCAGGAGGGGGTGACGCAGGGGTCATCCAGCAGACTCCCTCTGAGGCAGACATCTTCTACAACACCACCGGATGCCTGAG aaaCCTAAGCTCAGTGAATGGGAAGACTAGACAACAGATGAGAGACACTCGTGGGCTGGTTGACGCTCTTGTCGCCTACGTGCAGAACTCCTTGGAGGAAGGCAAAGCTGAGGACAAG ggtgtggagaactgtgtgtgtgtgctgcggaACCTGTCCTACCAGCTCTACAGCGAAATGTCTCCCTCTGTGCTGCTGCGACTGGAAGGGCCCACTAGGGGGCAGGATACCCAGGAGAGTACCGCCATCGGCTGCTTTACACCACAGAGCAAGAAGGCCAAAGAG CAGAAGAACCAGGAGCTGTCCACTCTCTCAGAGGTGGCCAGGCAGCCCAAGGGGGCGGAGTGGTTGTGGCACCCCCTGGTGTTGGGGGTGTACAGCCGCGTGCTGCAGGCCTGTGAGAACAACGCAGCCACCCGGGAGGCGGCTGCCGGGGCACTGCAGAACATCACCGCCGGGGACAGCCGG TGGGCATCTGTGTTAAGTCGAGTGGCTCTGGAACAGCAGCGTTTGCTGCCAGTGGTTCTGGACCAGCTGCGGACCCAGAGTGACCTGGAGATGCGCTCTCTCACAGGCCTGCTAAGGAACATGTCCCGCCATACCCGCAACAAGGACGACATGg CCACTAAGGTGGTGAACATCCTGGTGACTAAGTTGCCGAGCGACGGGCACCAGAAGGAGCCTTCCGGCGAGGTGATAGTGAACATCTGTGGCACACTCAACAACCTGGTGGCCGGGAGCTCGCTTGCCGCCAGAGACATCACCTTCTTCGGAGGACTGCCCAAACTCGTGGCCATCAAGACCTCCCACGACAACAG CCCTGGGAAGCTGAAAGCTGCGAAGGCCGCCTCTACTGTGCTGTCCAACATGTTCCAGTACTCCAAACTGCACAAGGACTACAAACAG AAAGGATTCACCAGACAAGACTTCATGGACCCAACCCTCTGA
- the pkp3b gene encoding plakophilin-3 isoform X3, with product MPNNSVTTYAVPSDHQLGHGGSASAEAAKVKRVQQQVQMRLAERSSGSLPRTNTAQYSASELNGSSSLRYHTYNPGFSSVSMAHATTHTKPAPRMSQYSGGFSSRSAVEVGNHRRISTGVPLVAATQRPYHFHDDTLVGGYHGAHTQSRAASRAEQEVVTLGVPTLPRQPSPVPSWAAREGLTAEHYGYYSSSSAGGGGGGGGVGVGTLPNPAPMRRTLSGTLARGGGVGGWREPELIHQYSYKGPAQRTLNRFSNYRHHHQQQQQQQQQQQQQYQHQQMNRGSMQYQQAATGGSSVHGHGTVKRAGSLHSLRSVGKGGDITDGDACGGSETLGGMQNLDMPTAVSYLSNTDVAMQMLGAAYIQHQCYHSTDAKSQVRQLKGIPALVQLFTSESQEVQRYATGATRNLIYENMDNKAALIQAGGIGKLMEALREPDDELRKNITGILWNLSSKDNLKEKLAKETLAELTEKVLVPLSGGGDAGVIQQTPSEADIFYNTTGCLRNLSSVNGKTRQQMRDTRGLVDALVAYVQNSLEEGKAEDKGVENCVCVLRNLSYQLYSEMSPSVLLRLEGPTRGQDTQESTAIGCFTPQSKKAKEQKNQELSTLSEVARQPKGAEWLWHPLVLGVYSRVLQACENNAATREAAAGALQNITAGDSRWASVLSRVALEQQRLLPVVLDQLRTQSDLEMRSLTGLLRNMSRHTRNKDDMATKVVNILVTKLPSDGHQKEPSGEVIVNICGTLNNLVAGSSLAARDITFFGGLPKLVAIKTSHDNSPGKLKAAKAASTVLSNMFQYSKLHKDYKQKGFTRQDFMDPTL from the exons AGTTGAACGGCTCCTCCAGTCTGAGATACCACACCTATAACCCCGGCTTCAGCTCCGTCTCCATGGCTCACGCAACCACCCACACCAAGCCT gCTCCTCGGATGTCTCAGTATTCCGGAGGCTTCTCCTCTCGCTCGGCGGTCGAGGTGGGCAACCATCGGCGGATCAGCACCGGGGTTCCCTTAGTAGCCGCCACCCAGCGCCCCTACCATTTCCACGATGACACGCTAGTGGGCGGCTACCACGGTGCCCACACGCAGTCCCGCGCAGCCAGCCGTGCCGAGCAGGAGGTCGTGACCTTGGGCGTTCCGACCCTCCCGCGGCAGCCGTCGCCGGTCCCCAGCTGGGCGGCACGAGAGGGGCTCACCGCGGAGCACTATGGctactacagcagcagcagtgccggaggcggaggcggcggGGGTGGAGTGGGTGTGGGTACTCTGCCCAACCCCGCGCCCATGCGGCGCACCCTTAGCGGAACCCTGGCgcgggggggtggagtgggcgGATGGAGAGAGCCGGAGCTTATTCACCAGTACTCCTACAAAGGCCCCGCCCAGCGAACCCTCAACCGCTTCAGTAACTACCGCCAccaccatcagcagcagcagcagcagcagcagcagcagcagcagcagtaccagCATCAGCAGATGAACCGGGGCTCAATGCAGTACCAGCAGGCGGCCACCGGGGGCAGCAGCGTGCACGGGCATGGCACGGTGAAACGCGCCGGGTCGCTGCACAGTCTGCGGAGTGTCGGGAAAGGCGGAGACATCACGGACGGAGATGCCTGCGGAGGCAGCGAGACTCTCGGAGG GATGCAGAACCTGGACATGCCGACGGCTGTCAGTTACCTTAGCAACACGGACGTTGCCATGCAGATGCTGGGAGCTGCCTACATTCAGCATCAGTGTTACCATAGTACCGACGCCAAGAGCCAG GTCCGGCAGTTGAAAGGCATCCCTGCGCTGGTGCAGCTGTTCACCAGTGAGAGTCAGGAAGTGCAGCGCTACGCCACCGGAGCCACGCGCAACCTCATCTACGAGAACATGGACAACAAGGCTGCCCTCATTCAGGCCGGGGGCATCGGCAAACTCATGGAGGCACTTAGAGAACCAGACGACGAGCTACGCAAGAACATAACAG GGATCCTGTGGAACCTGTCATCCAAGGATAACCTGAAGGAGAAGCTGGCCAAAGAGACGCTGGCTGAGCTCACAGAGAAGGTGCTGGTGCCGCTGTCAGGAGGGGGTGACGCAGGGGTCATCCAGCAGACTCCCTCTGAGGCAGACATCTTCTACAACACCACCGGATGCCTGAG aaaCCTAAGCTCAGTGAATGGGAAGACTAGACAACAGATGAGAGACACTCGTGGGCTGGTTGACGCTCTTGTCGCCTACGTGCAGAACTCCTTGGAGGAAGGCAAAGCTGAGGACAAG ggtgtggagaactgtgtgtgtgtgctgcggaACCTGTCCTACCAGCTCTACAGCGAAATGTCTCCCTCTGTGCTGCTGCGACTGGAAGGGCCCACTAGGGGGCAGGATACCCAGGAGAGTACCGCCATCGGCTGCTTTACACCACAGAGCAAGAAGGCCAAAGAG CAGAAGAACCAGGAGCTGTCCACTCTCTCAGAGGTGGCCAGGCAGCCCAAGGGGGCGGAGTGGTTGTGGCACCCCCTGGTGTTGGGGGTGTACAGCCGCGTGCTGCAGGCCTGTGAGAACAACGCAGCCACCCGGGAGGCGGCTGCCGGGGCACTGCAGAACATCACCGCCGGGGACAGCCGG TGGGCATCTGTGTTAAGTCGAGTGGCTCTGGAACAGCAGCGTTTGCTGCCAGTGGTTCTGGACCAGCTGCGGACCCAGAGTGACCTGGAGATGCGCTCTCTCACAGGCCTGCTAAGGAACATGTCCCGCCATACCCGCAACAAGGACGACATGg CCACTAAGGTGGTGAACATCCTGGTGACTAAGTTGCCGAGCGACGGGCACCAGAAGGAGCCTTCCGGCGAGGTGATAGTGAACATCTGTGGCACACTCAACAACCTGGTGGCCGGGAGCTCGCTTGCCGCCAGAGACATCACCTTCTTCGGAGGACTGCCCAAACTCGTGGCCATCAAGACCTCCCACGACAACAG CCCTGGGAAGCTGAAAGCTGCGAAGGCCGCCTCTACTGTGCTGTCCAACATGTTCCAGTACTCCAAACTGCACAAGGACTACAAACAG AAAGGATTCACCAGACAAGACTTCATGGACCCAACCCTCTGA